The following coding sequences are from one Shewanella violacea DSS12 window:
- a CDS encoding LexA family protein: MKVIPISASAGITGFESPATDYKQLPLSLDELLIQHPSATFIGQASGCSMQNVGIFDGDILIVDRHVKVQDQDVIVANYNGNFVCKIIDTKRRMLLSANDEHQPVVIHEYDQFSVEGIVVRSIRCHRPSPLLMNSAAIESVFNR; encoded by the coding sequence ATGAAAGTGATTCCAATCTCAGCCAGTGCCGGAATAACCGGCTTCGAAAGTCCAGCCACCGACTATAAACAGCTTCCTTTGAGCTTAGATGAGCTGCTTATCCAGCACCCCAGTGCCACCTTCATCGGCCAAGCGAGCGGATGTTCGATGCAAAATGTCGGCATATTCGATGGCGATATCCTCATCGTCGACAGGCACGTCAAGGTACAAGATCAAGACGTGATAGTGGCAAATTACAACGGTAACTTTGTCTGCAAAATTATTGATACCAAAAGAAGAATGTTACTCTCGGCTAACGATGAACATCAACCAGTAGTCATACACGAGTACGACCAGTTCAGTGTCGAAGGTATCGTGGTGCGTTCGATACGCTGTCATCGGCCGAGTCCTCTGCTGATGAATAGCGCTGCCATCGAGTCGGTTTTTAACCGATGA
- a CDS encoding two component system response regulator, protein MTFGQYKSISILVVDDHSLIFDGLRSCLAPYSELELVGFVEDGLAVYEQCLKLKPDLVFMDLKLPGMSGFDVIRQLRQRWPEMMIIMLTATVEEKSAREALDVGANGYVLKNSPKSTLLAAIKSVCKGKTFIDSSLDEQQVEALIGAVDGDMPMLTPREQQVLKLICEGRRNRDIAEDLVIGLKTVETHRMNLMRKLNAHNVAELIHWAQRLAG, encoded by the coding sequence ATGACGTTTGGCCAGTACAAGTCGATAAGCATATTAGTGGTTGATGACCATTCGTTAATATTTGATGGATTACGTAGTTGCCTGGCACCCTATTCTGAGCTTGAATTGGTGGGGTTTGTTGAAGATGGTTTAGCGGTATATGAGCAATGCTTAAAATTAAAGCCAGATCTCGTGTTTATGGATCTAAAACTGCCTGGTATGAGTGGTTTCGATGTGATCCGTCAGTTACGCCAACGTTGGCCAGAGATGATGATAATCATGCTGACGGCGACTGTAGAAGAGAAGAGTGCCCGTGAAGCATTAGATGTAGGTGCTAATGGCTACGTACTCAAAAATAGCCCGAAAAGTACCTTGTTAGCCGCCATTAAATCAGTTTGCAAAGGTAAGACTTTTATTGATTCTAGCTTAGACGAACAACAAGTTGAGGCGCTGATTGGTGCCGTTGATGGCGATATGCCTATGCTGACGCCAAGAGAGCAGCAAGTGCTAAAGTTGATCTGTGAGGGACGTCGTAACCGGGATATTGCGGAGGACTTGGTAATAGGTTTGAAAACGGTTGAAACCCATAGGATGAATTTAATGCGTAAACTCAACGCACATAACGTAGCAGAGCTAATTCATTGGGCTCAAAGGCTAGCTGGTTAA
- a CDS encoding antibiotic biosynthesis monooxygenase family protein: MFIVANRIPVAVDWQDEFENRFRQRVGQIDQQAGFVSMQILKPVSEGAPYIVFTSWQDEAAFEAWVQSEGFKLSHQNPLPKEAFTGRPMIEKHQVVIST; encoded by the coding sequence ATGTTTATTGTCGCGAACCGTATTCCGGTGGCTGTGGATTGGCAAGATGAGTTTGAAAATCGATTTCGTCAGCGTGTGGGTCAAATCGACCAACAAGCTGGGTTTGTCTCCATGCAGATCTTGAAACCCGTAAGTGAGGGAGCACCTTATATTGTCTTCACTAGTTGGCAAGATGAAGCGGCTTTTGAGGCTTGGGTCCAGAGTGAGGGTTTTAAGTTATCACATCAAAATCCCTTACCTAAAGAAGCCTTTACCGGCAGGCCTATGATTGAAAAGCATCAGGTGGTGATATCGACTTAA
- a CDS encoding Y-family DNA polymerase — MFALVDANSFYCSAEQVFRPEWRGRPIIVLSNNDGCIVAANRQAIAAGIPKFEPYFKVKALCDRLGVIALSSNYELYGSLSASMMEVIGRFAPEQHVYSIDESFLSFKHCYPAIPCLVKHGHIIRRAVWKETRLPVSIGMGKTLTLAKIANHAAKKLTDYNGVCVIANSDQRKAILSQIKPCHVWGIGRRLSKQLDLMGITSAYALSQMAPGLARKQFSIEMERTVRELNGEPCKGWDQARADKQQIFSTRSMGERITDSNSLQQALGKHAGIATSKARAQGSLCSVLLIFASNSPFDEQPTGFKLTHRFAYPTNDTGEITQIVTQIAKQQFRAGVRYYKVGVGLIDLISESHNQLDLFASPKNPALMKVYDALNHKYGSDSIFMAAQGFTAKWHMKREYLTPQYTTSWRDIPKITC, encoded by the coding sequence ATGTTCGCTCTCGTGGATGCTAATTCATTCTACTGTAGCGCCGAGCAGGTATTTCGTCCCGAGTGGCGTGGCCGGCCTATTATCGTGTTATCTAACAATGATGGCTGCATTGTCGCCGCCAACCGTCAGGCCATAGCGGCCGGGATCCCAAAGTTTGAGCCTTATTTCAAAGTTAAGGCACTGTGTGACCGCTTAGGAGTTATCGCCTTAAGTTCTAATTATGAACTCTATGGCTCATTGTCCGCCAGCATGATGGAAGTGATAGGCCGTTTTGCACCTGAGCAGCATGTCTACAGCATAGATGAATCATTCCTGTCATTTAAACACTGTTATCCAGCCATACCTTGCTTAGTGAAGCACGGCCACATCATACGCCGTGCGGTCTGGAAAGAGACTCGCTTACCTGTATCTATTGGCATGGGAAAAACCTTAACGTTAGCTAAGATAGCCAATCACGCCGCCAAGAAACTCACCGACTACAATGGAGTCTGTGTCATCGCTAATTCAGACCAAAGAAAGGCTATTCTCTCCCAGATAAAGCCCTGTCATGTCTGGGGCATAGGCCGGCGCTTGTCAAAGCAGTTGGATTTGATGGGAATAACATCAGCCTACGCACTATCTCAGATGGCACCGGGACTCGCCAGAAAGCAGTTCAGTATAGAGATGGAACGTACGGTGCGGGAGCTCAACGGTGAACCTTGTAAGGGCTGGGATCAAGCCAGAGCCGATAAGCAGCAAATCTTTTCGACCCGTAGTATGGGAGAGCGGATCACAGATTCAAACTCACTACAGCAAGCCCTCGGTAAACATGCAGGTATTGCCACCAGCAAGGCAAGAGCTCAAGGCTCCCTGTGCTCGGTGTTGCTTATTTTTGCCTCTAATTCCCCCTTCGATGAGCAGCCTACAGGATTTAAACTCACTCATAGATTTGCTTACCCCACCAATGACACAGGTGAAATAACCCAAATAGTGACTCAGATAGCCAAGCAGCAATTTAGAGCCGGGGTGCGTTATTACAAGGTCGGAGTTGGTCTCATCGATCTTATCAGTGAGTCACATAACCAGCTGGATCTGTTTGCGTCACCGAAAAACCCAGCATTAATGAAGGTCTATGACGCACTCAATCACAAATACGGCTCCGACTCTATATTTATGGCTGCCCAAGGGTTCACTGCAAAATGGCACATGAAGCGAGAATATCTCACCCCTCAATACACCACCAGCTGGCGAGACATCCCTAAGATCACTTGTTAA